In Cryptococcus neoformans var. neoformans B-3501A chromosome 11, whole genome shotgun sequence, the genomic window GAAAGCAGAAAGCTCTGCTCTTTGGCTTTCGACGATATCCTCTGAAACCGCCAATTGCGTCTTCCAGAGACACTCGTCATCAGCCTTTATTCCCTCGCGTTGTGTCACACTTTGAAATAAGAAGACGAAATACTCACTTTGAGTCTTGCGTTCTCCCGCCTCAAAGCAACTATTTCCTTCGCAACGCCATGATCCACGTTTGGCAAGTGACCCCCAGGGTTCAAGGCCTCTACAAACGTCTTTTCACCTTTTAGATCATCGGCTGTAAGGAACCCTCGCTGAAACGCCCGAGCAAAAAGGGCCCTATACATCAAGCTTTCCTCCATTGTTAAAAGGGCTTCAGGAGCACCACCACTACTGCCGTCACCTGTGCTGGAAGTCTTAGCCATGGTGTGAGCTGTATGGCTGTGGAATTGATGGTCCATCGGGGTGAGAAGTATCTCCCCCCCAGAAGATTCAGACATGGAAGGTGATATCACCGGCGGAAATGCGGAGGAATTCTCGTTGAGCGGCTGTTTGAGCTGATTGAGCGGCAACagagaaggaatggatgtcatcctcatccctGTAGTGGTATTGGTAGCGGTCGGGGCGGCGGTGATAGCGGTTACATTTGAAGCCTGGGCCAAAGCTTCATCGTAAGGACGACCAATGCCTAGGTCGACCATCAACGCCGACTGTCTTGGGTTATCAGTCTTCGAGATCGGCTCAAAGTTGGATGAAAGCCTTTCCCCTGAATTCTTTTCGCTTTCCACCGACAAGAAAGGTCCTCCCgaagaaggataaagagaaggatgagaagaaaggggagcACCAATCACGGCAGAGGAACTGATAGCTGAAAGTGCTGGTGAAGCAGGTTCGGTGGGGTGGATAGAGACGTCGTACCACGGTGTAGTGCTATTCGAATGGGTGGAAGAGACTATAGCTTGAGGGTTGTCCGTCTTGTTACTAGTATTAGTTGACCGCAAAGAACTGTTGAAGGAAGATGTAACCCCCCCGGCAGCGAAGTGTGGATATGAATTTCCGCGGTACGCCTGGTCATCAACCATCTCCACAGAAATCACAGGCATTTCCCGCCTATGCTGCGAATCAGGCATCGCACGAACCTCCGGCGCTTGGTGCATATTCTCCATCAAAGATACTCCTCGGGTAAGACTTGCCGTCTCGATACCAAGCCCACCAGAAATGGACAGACTTCGATTGGTAGGATTCTGAgccgaaagaagagatggggaCGTCGAGCCATACCCGGCACAAGGTTCAGATACGGGGTTCGCCGTGGAAATATGGGTATGGGTCTGTGAATATGTATCGATTGAGCTAGGCGGCGAAGGGGTTGATTTTTCCGATTTCATCACCCGCTCGTATACCGGATTTTGTACTTGTGCATGACCTTCGTCTACGGGTGCGATAAACATACATCCAAAGTCAGGATCAGTAAAAATCTAACACGAAAGGATGTgtagaaaagaaaaaggggcaAACTGTACCCGTACTTACGACGAGTGCTCACTTCGCTAGCTGTTTCTAGTGGGGTTGGTACAGCGGTAGGGAAAGCTATAGGCGATGTAGCTTATGAAGCCGATAACAATGTACAGTTGTTAGCGTTCGAATCGAATCTCGGATTCTGATCGGGAGCGTAAAACATTGTGCCTTACGCTTATAATTTGCTTGAGCAGCCAACATTTGATCAAGCATCGAATCGACCGCTATACtcagaaggggaaggggaaaacGGAATTTTCCATCAGCATCTGTCTCAATATGACCATGACAGATGGTGGGTGGCGAAACGTACATTGGTTAGCAATATCAGAAATCAGCACGGAAGGTATTGGAAACCTTAACGATTCTGCCACGAAACCCATCAGCTTTATTTCTCCAGAAAAAAACAAATAAACAAAtaaaaaaaccaaaaaaacGAGAGATAGAGCAACctgagaaaaaaaagaaaaaagggtGTACATACCAGCAGACGTAATAGCACCTCCAATTCTGTTCCTCTTCGCATCCCTGCTACCGCGCGAAACACCAGAAACTGGCGGAGTCGGTGGGACATGATGAAAACGAACCTGTCGAGGAACGTCCTGCGCCATCTTAGCCttgcttttcttctttcccgtTATTTCCGAGTTCGAATTCAGAGTGTGATTTGCCTCTTTTCTGCCGAACTTGAGTATCCCTTGTTTCGGTGATTTCATTTTTTCCTGTGACTTTGGTGCTGGcttgatcttttcctttgtagtcttcttccatctggGATTGTCCTTAAATCCGTCTGGAGCTTTGGATGATAATTCTTTGGTATCTTTACCCTTATACTTGGTCCTACCGTTGTTCTTGACCTGGTCCTTCAGTTTCGCCTCAGCCTCCTCCCTCCGCAAAGCATTCTCACTCACCCTTATATTCGTTGTtgaatgaagagaaggcaTGGATACCGATTTTGCTACCATCTTAAAGATACTGTTTTTGGTTGGAGATTTGGGTAAAGACTTTCCCGGTATGGAAGAGCGTTGTGGCTGTCGTCGGGGTCGAGTGGAAGGTAGAGGTTGAGAgggagggtgaagaggaaggggaagcaaACGGGGAGGCGACTTGGGTGGgacaggtggaggagaaggggattTGGGAGGCACgaatggaggagaaggggtgCCATGCTTGATGATTCCTACGGGTTTCTCCCTTATCCCATTATCTGTATGCCCTTGATTATCCTCGTTAACGTTGTTGCCCGAGTCGGCAAGACTGACTGAACggttgaaagagaggggagagacagagaaaggatgggagatggaagatgcaGAGAGTCTTCTCGTCTTGAAAGGTGCCTTGACGTCTTTGAGAGACATCTTGCTAGGAGAATGGAACCGTGAGGGCATGATAAGCGCGCTGTTGAGCGTGTTTGCTGGGCGTAATATATTTCTGTGGCGAGCGTGAGTGAGCGAGGAGAGGGTagtgaagatggatggaatAGAAGAAATCGCTGGCCAGAAGACGCTATAGTCCGCGCACTGTagaaaaggggaaaaggagaaaaggagaagtaAAGTCAATGAGTGAAAAGGCAACAGGAACGATGAAAAGATGAGCAATGGGGACAAACAGCTTTTAGAATAGGTTGAGAGGTGGAGAAATAGAACAAGAAAAGAGTAGAACAAACAACCAACGAGAAGTAACCTCAGAGCTCCTGGCTCGTATGCTGTTTTCTCACCGACCTTTTTCCACCTCCCTGGTCTCCCTACGCACGCAGTTGTCATCACGGTAAAAGGTGTCAACAGGGCCAATAGCTCCGTTTCATCTTCGTTTGAGAAATCACACCATGATGGCATGAACAGACCACCAGAAACTGATAGTTTTTGTTTCCACGTGTTGAGCAACGAATCGGACCCAGTGAGTAAGAAGAGCCGATGAAGGGCCGCCCCCTATTCTTGCGCGTGAACAAGCTGTCAAAAGGTAATGGCTTTGTAGGTGTGCAATGCGTCGGGTATTTTTAGTGCTAGTATGTGAGTAAACTAAACGTGTCACTTGCATGGATACTCGATGTGTCGGAAAGTACCCAAAGTTCTGCGACATGATGAAGCTGCCTTTTACACCAGGCGCTGGACGACTAGCGATTCAAGTCTATACCGAGCAATCCGATGGGTGAAAGATCTTTTTAAAGGCGTGGGAAGTGTATAAGGTCGAGATATCGATGCTGTCTTGGTGAGAAACCGCATGGTTTAAGATGTAATGAGGTTGGAAGCCCAAGTTCGTTGGAAGTGTTCCATGTTGTCGTGGTTGACTGAGTCGGGTGGACCGTGGGAAATGGGTTTGTGGAGGAGTCGTATTACGTCATAGGAGCTTCTCATACACTCAACTCCGCCGGAGCGGTTTTATACTACGCTGGGAAGAGCTCACGAACGTTAGTCACTCGATCCCAATTGCTGGACCGCATTCAACCCTCCCTAGTCCATCACTACACCATGCCAGAACAAACCACCGTCTCTCCCTGCTGCATCACAGGCCGTACGTCCCTGGCACTACTTACCTTTCTCCCACTCGCCAGGCTCCACGACACCGCTAACCTGGTTGAGACAGATATCCACTCCGGAAACCCCCTCggctccatctccatccagCACGGCCTCCGCACTTACgtctctctcccttcctccgctGAGAAAGGCAAAGCTGAAGGGCAAGTGGGCCAGAAACAAGACACAATCATCTTGATTTCTGATATCTTTGGGATCGACCTCGTCAACTCCAAGCTCGTCGCCGACGAATGGGCTGGGCAGGGGTACAAGGTCCTCTTGCCTGATTTCTTTGAGGGTGATCCTATCCCCgagtctcttcttcaggtaaattcccttctctcctcccctgTCCCTTCCCTTTTACTTGCTGCTTGTGATAATGTTACTGACCATGTGATGGTGATGCGTCAATCTCATATCGAATAGTCGATCGTACCGAACCTGAGGCACCAAGCCGAAGCTACAGCACTCACCAAGGCCGCCGATACCGCCAAAGCGGCTGCTGCCCTTGGTCCTTGGCTTGTCAAGCACCGCGAGGCTGGTAAGTTTCCAAAACAACCCCCcaacatccttctccttgcccCACCTATGATTGCATCGCCTGTTATGGATATTATGCTAACCAACAAGCAAACTGACTGGCGGGATAAACAGTCACCCGGCCGCTTGTGGAGAAATACGTCCAATCCGTGCGCTCCGACACCTCCACGGGCAAGATCGCCGCCGTCGGTTATTGCTTTGGTGCGCGCTacgccctcctcctcgcccaaCCCCAGTCTGGCGCCAAGTCCAGCGTAGACGTCGTGGTAGCCAaccacccttccttcctcgtcctcgatGACGTCAAAGACATCAACTCCACCCCTtgcatcatcctcaaaggGGATAAAGATGATATCATGAGTGAAGATGATTTGGATAAGGTGGAAGAAATTATGAAGCAAAATTTGGGTGAGAAATTGGTAGTCAAGAGATTCCCTGGGGCCGTCCATGGGTTTACGATAAGAGGTGATATGGAGGATGGACAGGAAAAGTCGCAAAAAGAGCAGGCGAACAAGGATTCGTTTGCTTTCGTTGCAAGGTACTTTAAAAGCTAGTCGACATAAATAATTGGCCAAAAAGAAATTGGGGAAAGAACACTATGAATCTAATTTAGTTGCATACCCACAAATAGAGTCGACTTTCCATGAACGGCATACGGTATAATCCCTTGCAAAAATTACACACAATACACACACATAACTAACGATTTCCCTGTCTTTTAAATCTTGACCTCCTCAACGCCCTTGGTCacgtcctcctcatctttgTCCTCTACCAAATCGTTCCTAATCGCACCCGCAGCCGCAGCAAAAGAGAATTGCGGCCTTGTAGTGTAATCTTTCTTGGGCTTGTTCTCCGAAACGGCTCCGGTTTGGGCTGATTTACGAGAGGGTTGGACTTGCTCGAAACCTTGTtcgtccttcttgctcttgtcCGCAGAACCTTTTCGGCCCGCACCGGTGTTGGTggtagtggtggtggtggcggcggtgggCTTACCGGCAACCTTGTCCTGCGCGGCTTTGATAGACCTCaacttttcttccctccatcCCAACTTTTCACCCTCAGCGGGTTTGTCACCGGCAGCAACTTTTTGCttctccgcctcttcccttgccttcctcctctcctcttcacgCTGAGCGAGCTTCTCCTCTGCGGCCTTTTCCCTAGCAGCGGAATCGATGGGCTTGGCAGCGCCAAAGATACCAGAAGTAGGGGTACCAGCGATGGCAGGGGCGGTGGCAGAGGGGGAGCCAGCAGTTCGGGGTTTGAGGTTAAgttttctcctctcttgAGGCGCgccagaagaaggggtAGAGTCGGCAGAACTTTGACGGGAAGTGGTAGTAGGTGTTCGAAGCTTGGTACCTCTTGACCAAGTTTGCTCAGTGTCCGCAAGACTGGGAGACACGATAGGAGGCGCCACACCGGCTTGGTGAGGAGGTACGTCGCGATCGAGCTTCTCAGTTAAGGGCTTGTTGCTCCTCCATTGATCGGTGGCATCGCTCACCCCGGGTTCGCGGGGTTCACGAGCGTGACCCGGGCCGGAAGAATCGCGGCGGACACCAGAAAGGGGAGCGGCAGGAGCGGAAGGGGTGAATTTGGCGCCTCGGGCGACGGACCAGTCCAAATCGCCAGCGGGCTCGGAGGGGCCGCCGGTACGGCGGGaaggttgagaagaagattcgCGAGACGCGAGAGGAGTGGATCGTCGCCACTGGCTGGCTTCCTCGGCCGCGGAAGGGGGGTTgcgagaggaggaagctaACCAACTTGTCAGATGAGATTTCAAGATATggtgaaaaaa contains:
- a CDS encoding hypothetical protein (Match to ESTs gb|CF193518.1|CF193518, gb|CF188911.1|CF188911; HMMPfam hit to DLH, Dienelactone hydrolase family, score: 67.6, E(): 3.2e-17) encodes the protein MPEQTTVSPCCITGHIHSGNPLGSISIQHGLRTYVSLPSSAEKGKAEGQVGQKQDTIILISDIFGIDLVNSKLVADEWAGQGYKVLLPDFFEGDPIPESLLQSIVPNLRHQAEATALTKAADTAKAAAALGPWLVKHREAVTRPLVEKYVQSVRSDTSTGKIAAVGYCFGARYALLLAQPQSGAKSSVDVVVANHPSFLVLDDVKDINSTPCIILKGDKDDIMSEDDLDKVEEIMKQNLGEKLVVKRFPGAVHGFTIRGDMEDGQEKSQKEQANKDSFAFVARYFKS
- a CDS encoding hypothetical protein (Match to ESTs gb|CF194241.1|CF194241, gb|CF189029.1|CF189029; HMMPfam hit to RRM_1, RNA recognition motif. (a.k.a. RRM, RBD, or RNP domain), score: 47.2, E(): 4.4e-11), whose translation is MAPKKKGQKMALHEFFEEAATSGSSWADDDFDLPTAPAAREESGSGLKRGDPGYFESLPDRGSRQATFAGAPAQREELPLPTVPPFTAFIGNLSFEPDVEEEVRAFFNDLDPVSVRIVKDPQGKPKGFGYAEFKTQDGLKQALDRSMSQLQGRTIRVNVAEAPSSSRNPPSAAEEASQWRRSTPLASRESSSQPSRRTGGPSEPAGDLDWSVARGAKFTPSAPAAPLSGVRRDSSGPGHAREPREPGVSDATDQWRSNKPLTEKLDRDVPPHQAGVAPPIVSPSLADTEQTWSRGTKLRTPTTTSRQSSADSTPSSGAPQERRKLNLKPRTAGSPSATAPAIAGTPTSGIFGAAKPIDSAAREKAAEEKLAQREEERRKAREEAEKQKVAAGDKPAEGEKLGWREEKLRSIKAAQDKVAGKPTAATTTTTTNTGAGRKGSADKSKKDEQGFEQVQPSRKSAQTGAVSENKPKKDYTTRPQFSFAAAAGAIRNDLVEDKDEEDVTKGVEEVKI